In the Bacilli bacterium genome, CCCGGTTCGCCGGCGTTGTATAAACGGACGAAATCCAATGCGTCCATCAGGACGGTCGCGGCATCTTCCGGCTTCAACGAAACACGTCCGTTGTTTATGATAACCTCATCGGCGAGCGAATTTAACGCTCCCATCATCCGGTTGGTGATCCCGCTAACGAGCCGTGACGCATGCCCGGTCGAAACTTCGATCGAAAGCGAGACGGAAGCCTCGCCTTCCAACGTCACTTCCGCATCGAACGTTGCCGCCAAACCAAGGGAGAATTCCGCGGAGATCATCTCGTTCTTTAAGGCGCCGATTTCAAACTTGAAGTACTTGTCGTTGACCAGCGGCGCGTATCCGACCGCCGAGAAAGTGGGCGAGGTCAACGCCAGCGGCAACGAGGTATAAATGTACCCGTATCCGTCCAGCGTCACATCAAGGAAAGCGGTCGGCACATTGCCTTGATTTTGCAGGTTGTCCGCCTTTCCGCCGCACAGGTTCTCCTCGTTGGAGACGCCAAACAATGCGGCGGCATCGCCCTGATGCAACCAAACACAAATACCGATTTGCGCGCCTTGCTTTTTCGCCCATACTCTGCCCGCGTCGCCGGGAAGATCAAAGCCGAAGTTTACATCAACCGGCGCCAGTTGCAAAAGGCCAAACGCCTGCGAAGCGTCGCCCGTCGACAAAATTTGCACCAGCTGATCGCTTTTTTCCTTCTGCTGAACGGTTGGCATACCGGCGGCAAACTCCGGAAGCGGGCAATCCGGGGGATTGATCGCGTCAAAATTTCCCTTGATCAACCGGTCCGGCAGCTTCCTGTAATGCATCATTTCGCAAACCAGAAATTTCGCCGTTTCCCGCGTATGCGTCAGCGCATCTTTCCCTGCCCGCACCAGCGGATTCGTTCTTCGCATCATATTTTCGACATAATCCCGATACGTGTCAATCGGCAGCATATCCAGCACTTGCCGGCCGATTTCGTTTGCCGCATCGAGCGGATTGGGCAACGCCTCCGCCGGTTTGGGCGGAATGAAGGCGACCAATTGCAGCGCAACCAGAATGCCTGCCAAATATCGTATTATTTTTCTCATCATCGCACGACTCGCTCCTTGCTTGCACTCATTTGGATTTCATCGTAGCAAACAAAGATAAAGTCTGGATAAAGTGCGTTAATTTTGTCGCTTCATTTCGAATTTATAGCCGAATCCGCGCACGGTCTTTATGTATGTTGGGTTCGCCGGGTCGGTTTCAATTTTTTTGCGCAGATTACTGATATGCACGATGACGGTCCATTCGCCGCTTTCCTTTTCCCAGCCCCAAATCCGCTCATACAATTCCGCCACACTAAATACGCGGTTCGGATGTTTGGCCAGATAGAGCAGCAACTGCAATTCTTTGGCGGGCAGGTTGACAATCTCGCCGTTTGCCCGCACGATACAGCCGGAAAAATCAATTTGCAGCCCCGGCAAATCGACGGTGTGCATTTCGGAGCGCGCCACACGGCGTAACAACGCCTTAATTCGGGCCAGCAAAATATGCGGATCAAACGGCTTGGTCACATAATCGTCGCCGCCCGCATCAAGCCCGTTCAGAATATAATCGGCATCTTTGTGGTAGCTGACAAAAAGAATCGGCACGGCTGAGGATTCCCGGATCGTCCGGCAAAACTCCATCCCGGTCATATCAGGCAGCGTCACGTCCAGGAGGACAAGATCGGGCCCTTCCCGGCGGAAAAATTCCAGCGCCTGCCGCCCGCACCCGGCAATCGTCGGAACGCAGCCTTCCTTGCGCAAGTACAATGAAATGATTTCGCAAATATCGTTATCGTCTTCGACGATCAATATTTTCGCTCCGTTCAATTCAGCCAACCGCGGCGCCTCCCTTCAAACCGTACGCTTTGCCCCGATTTCTCCTTCCGGATGATGGACGGGCAAACGAAAATAAAACGTGCTGCCCGCCCCCACCGCGCTTTCCACACCGATTTTTCCATCATGCCTTTCGATAATTTCCTTGGCAATCGCCAACCCCAGTCCTTCCCCCGCTTCGGCATGAAGTTCGCCGCGATAGAAACGTTCAAAGACATGCGGCAGCTCGCTTTCGGCAATGCCCGGCCCGGTA is a window encoding:
- a CDS encoding response regulator transcription factor encodes the protein MAELNGAKILIVEDDNDICEIISLYLRKEGCVPTIAGCGRQALEFFRREGPDLVLLDVTLPDMTGMEFCRTIRESSAVPILFVSYHKDADYILNGLDAGGDDYVTKPFDPHILLARIKALLRRVARSEMHTVDLPGLQIDFSGCIVRANGEIVNLPAKELQLLLYLAKHPNRVFSVAELYERIWGWEKESGEWTVIVHISNLRKKIETDPANPTYIKTVRGFGYKFEMKRQN